One Physeter macrocephalus isolate SW-GA chromosome 10, ASM283717v5, whole genome shotgun sequence DNA window includes the following coding sequences:
- the LOC102982144 gene encoding 3-hydroxyisobutyrate dehydrogenase, mitochondrial-like gives MASKTPVGFTGVGNMGNPMAKYLMKRGYPLITDDVFPDACKEFLDAGEQVVSSPADAAEKADRIITMLPTSIDAIEACSGANEVLKKVKKGSLLIDSSTVDPMVLNELAKEVEKMGAVFMDAPVSGGVGAARSGSLTFMVGGVAEEFAAAAQELLGCVGCNVAWRGAAGTGQAAEICNNLLLAISMTGTAEAMHLGIRLGLDPKLLAKILNMSSGQCWSSDTYNPVPGVMDGVPLANRYEGGFRTTLMAKDLGLAQDSAASTNSPILLGSQAHQIYRMTCSKGYSKKDFSSMFRFL, from the coding sequence ATGGCTTCTAAGACTCCAGTTGGATTCACTGGAGTAGGCAACATGGGGAATCCAATGGCAAAATATCTCATGAAACGTGGCTATCCACTCATTACTGATGATGTGTTCCCTGATGCATGCAAAGAGTTTCTAGATGCAGGGGAACAGGTAGTGTCTTCCCCGGCAGACGCAGCCGAAAAAGCTGACAGAATTATTACAATGTTGCCCACCAGCATCGATGCAATAGAAGCTTGTTCTGGAGCAAATGAAGTTctaaaaaaagtgaagaaaggcTCACTCTTAATAGATTCCAGTACTGTTGATCCTATGGTTTTGAACGAATTGGCCAAAGAAGTTGAGAAAATGGGAGCAGTTTTCATGGATGCCCCTGTTTCCGGTGGTGTGGGAGCTGCTCGGTCTGGGAGCCTCACGTTTATGGTGGGAGGAGTCGCAGAAGAATTTGCTGCTGCTGCCCAAGAGCTGCTGGGGTGCGTGGGCTGCAATGTGGCGTGGCGTGGAGCTGCTGGGACTGGGCAGGCTGCGGAGATCTGCAACAACTTGCTGTTAGCTATTAGTATGACTGGGACTGCTGAAGCCATGCATCTGGGAATCAGGTTAGGGCTTGACCCAAAACTCTTGGCTAAAATCCTAAATATGAGCTCAGGACAATGTTGGTCAAGTGACACTTATAATCCTGTACCTGGGGTGATGGATGGAGTTCCCTTGGCTAATCGCTATGAGGGTGGATTCAGAACAACACTCATGGCTAAGGATCTGGGATTAGCACAGGACTCTGCTGCCAGCACGAACAGCCCAATCCTTCTGGGCAGTCAGGCCCATCAGATCTACAGGATGACGTGCTCGAAGGGCTACTCCAAAAAAGACTTCTCATCCATGTTCCGGTTTCTATGA